In Psychrobacter sp. P11G3, a single genomic region encodes these proteins:
- a CDS encoding MATE family efflux transporter, translated as MVFPLSFKDFKSYSLRLGVLALPILITQFCQAALGVVDAIMAGQVSALDLAAVAVGSGIWLPLFLLATGVLIATTPLIGEAIGQDQHGQVPHITQQSLWTAGVIGIIGFIIVNLAPNVLGIMGVPENIQPIATQYLHGVSFGFPALAVYAVLRSYCEALGRPEPVTVISIIGLLADIPLNYIFIHGLFGMPEMGGAGCGVATALVLWINVLLLAAYTSFTKRREFVSTRFFYGFSSPNRTQIKKLLKLGIPIGISIFFEASLFSLGALVISPLGELATASHQVALSVTSQLFMIPISVAMALTIMVSNRFGQKNLLALRQVQATGLVWTVLIALTCMVGIWLFRPELAAAFTDNPEVRAQSMHLLIFALAYQLFDGWQVNVAGILRGMQDTTIPMWVTLFCYWLVALPLGVYLVRFTDVGAQGFWMALITGLFLSSILLTLRLRYQQKRLTVLWG; from the coding sequence ATGGTTTTTCCATTGTCTTTCAAAGATTTTAAAAGCTATAGCTTACGTTTAGGCGTACTTGCCCTCCCTATCTTAATTACTCAGTTTTGCCAAGCCGCACTTGGCGTGGTCGATGCCATCATGGCAGGTCAAGTTTCGGCGCTTGATTTGGCTGCGGTAGCCGTTGGCTCTGGTATTTGGCTGCCGCTGTTTTTATTGGCCACAGGTGTGCTTATCGCAACCACGCCTCTGATTGGTGAAGCGATTGGTCAAGACCAACACGGGCAAGTACCGCATATCACGCAGCAGTCCTTATGGACCGCAGGTGTCATTGGCATTATCGGTTTTATCATTGTCAATTTGGCTCCCAATGTCCTTGGCATTATGGGTGTCCCAGAAAACATTCAGCCGATAGCGACACAGTATTTACATGGTGTCTCATTTGGTTTCCCAGCGCTCGCTGTATATGCCGTCCTGCGCAGTTATTGTGAGGCATTGGGTCGTCCTGAGCCTGTGACTGTCATTAGTATCATTGGCCTACTCGCAGATATTCCTTTGAACTATATTTTTATTCATGGGTTATTTGGGATGCCAGAAATGGGCGGTGCAGGCTGCGGGGTGGCGACAGCATTGGTCTTATGGATAAATGTCCTATTGCTTGCAGCCTATACTAGCTTCACGAAACGTCGCGAATTTGTAAGTACGCGATTTTTTTATGGCTTCTCTAGCCCCAATCGTACACAGATTAAAAAGCTGTTGAAACTTGGTATTCCTATTGGCATCTCTATCTTCTTTGAAGCCAGTTTATTTAGCTTAGGCGCACTCGTTATCAGTCCATTAGGAGAGCTGGCAACAGCATCGCATCAAGTGGCGCTGTCAGTGACCTCACAGCTATTTATGATACCGATATCTGTTGCCATGGCGCTCACTATCATGGTCTCCAATCGATTTGGTCAAAAAAACCTATTAGCACTGCGCCAAGTGCAAGCTACCGGACTGGTATGGACGGTATTGATCGCTTTGACCTGTATGGTTGGGATATGGCTATTCAGACCAGAACTGGCAGCAGCATTCACGGATAACCCAGAGGTCAGAGCCCAGTCTATGCATTTGCTTATCTTTGCACTCGCCTATCAGTTATTTGATGGCTGGCAGGTTAACGTCGCTGGTATATTGCGCGGCATGCAAGACACCACCATACCGATGTGGGTAACGCTCTTCTGCTATTGGTTAGTGGCCCTACCACTTGGCGTCTATTTAGTGCGTTTCACTGACGTTGGTGCACAAGGGTTTTGGATGGCGTTGATTACAGGTTTATTCTTATCATCTATTTTACTTACTTTGCGTCTACGCTATCAGCAAAAACGCTTAACTGTGCTATGGGGTTAA
- a CDS encoding TusE/DsrC/DsvC family sulfur relay protein — translation MTTHNAALSAADIELDQDGHLCDHTIWTPVIAQQLADTLEVNLSDEHLEILQQVRAFFDKFNHAPATRPLIKWLQKTLPELDISNQKLQQLFNTGLVARHVNRLAGLPKPPNCL, via the coding sequence ATGACCACTCACAACGCTGCGTTATCAGCGGCTGATATCGAATTGGATCAAGACGGCCATCTGTGTGACCATACGATTTGGACACCTGTTATCGCGCAGCAATTGGCAGACACACTAGAGGTCAATCTAAGCGATGAGCATTTAGAAATTTTGCAACAAGTGCGCGCGTTTTTTGATAAATTTAATCACGCGCCAGCAACCCGTCCACTAATCAAATGGCTACAAAAGACTTTGCCAGAACTCGATATTAGCAATCAAAAGCTACAGCAATTGTTTAATACAGGTTTGGTCGCGCGTCACGTCAATCGCTTGGCAGGATTACCCAAACCCCCAAACTGTTTGTAA
- the leuA gene encoding 2-isopropylmalate synthase, producing the protein MSDQATHTAATGTAKITPKSAAFDFRKYRPFAFAPSLPDRTWPSKTIEKSPIWASVDLRDGNQALIDPMTIEQKMRFFKTLVDVGFKEIEIGFPSAAQVEFDFARKLIEENHVPEDVTLQVLVQAREHLIARTFESLKGAKRAVVHVYNSTSRVQREKVYGKDKAEIKEIAIAGAKLLQEYAAKYPETDWVFQYSPESFSQTETEYAVEVCDAVCEVWQPQQGQEVIFNLPATVEASMPNVFADQVEYFCRNLAQREHVIVSLHTHNDRGCAVAAAELGVLAGADRIEGTLLGNGERTGNMDIMVMAMNLFSQGIDPELDFSNMSEIVQVVSECNNLPLHPRHPYVGELVFTAFSGSHQDAIKKSLDYNESNQSETDNVWDVAYLPIDPAHIGRSYQDVVRINSQSGKGGVAYILQRNYGFNLPRWMQIDFSRVVQKQAEAAARELQNDEILQTFEDTYLQQGKFELLDYSVNNKGGAVYFSGQVQMNSDTIDIDGTGNGPLSSFIDGLAQHTGKSLHIINYAEHAINPHHNSGNGIDDDTNSDNKTNANAAAYIQLNVDGEVYSGIGTCSSTVSAMLKGALSAFAQALNTEAA; encoded by the coding sequence GCTGCCAGATCGTACTTGGCCAAGCAAAACGATTGAGAAGTCACCGATATGGGCAAGTGTGGATCTGCGTGATGGTAACCAAGCACTGATTGATCCGATGACCATTGAACAAAAAATGCGCTTTTTTAAGACCTTAGTAGATGTTGGTTTTAAAGAGATTGAGATTGGTTTTCCATCAGCGGCGCAGGTAGAGTTTGACTTTGCGCGTAAGCTTATTGAAGAAAACCACGTACCTGAAGATGTAACGCTACAAGTATTGGTACAAGCGCGCGAGCATTTGATTGCCCGTACTTTCGAATCATTGAAAGGTGCTAAACGTGCGGTTGTCCATGTCTATAACTCAACCAGCCGTGTACAACGTGAAAAAGTCTATGGCAAAGATAAAGCTGAAATCAAAGAGATTGCTATTGCAGGTGCCAAGCTATTACAAGAATATGCAGCAAAGTACCCTGAGACAGATTGGGTATTTCAGTACTCGCCAGAGAGCTTTAGCCAGACAGAGACTGAATATGCCGTAGAGGTTTGCGATGCAGTGTGTGAGGTGTGGCAACCACAGCAGGGTCAGGAAGTTATTTTTAATTTGCCAGCGACGGTTGAGGCTTCTATGCCCAATGTCTTTGCTGATCAAGTAGAATATTTCTGCCGCAATCTAGCGCAGCGTGAGCATGTGATTGTGAGCTTGCATACCCATAATGACCGTGGCTGTGCGGTAGCAGCAGCTGAATTGGGCGTGCTTGCAGGTGCGGATCGTATCGAAGGCACATTGCTTGGTAACGGTGAGCGTACAGGCAACATGGATATCATGGTCATGGCCATGAACTTATTTAGCCAAGGTATCGATCCTGAGCTTGATTTTAGCAATATGAGCGAAATCGTACAGGTGGTGAGCGAATGCAATAACCTACCATTGCACCCACGTCATCCTTATGTAGGCGAGTTGGTCTTCACGGCATTTAGTGGCTCACATCAAGATGCTATCAAAAAATCTCTTGATTACAATGAAAGCAATCAGAGCGAAACGGATAATGTCTGGGACGTGGCTTATCTACCCATCGATCCTGCGCATATTGGCCGTAGCTACCAAGATGTGGTACGTATCAATAGCCAGTCGGGCAAAGGCGGTGTCGCATATATCTTGCAGCGTAATTACGGTTTCAACTTACCACGTTGGATGCAGATTGACTTTAGCCGTGTGGTACAAAAGCAAGCTGAAGCAGCGGCACGAGAATTGCAGAATGATGAAATCTTGCAGACCTTTGAAGATACTTACTTGCAGCAGGGTAAGTTTGAACTACTAGACTATAGCGTCAACAATAAAGGCGGCGCGGTTTACTTTAGTGGTCAGGTGCAGATGAATAGCGATACCATTGATATTGATGGCACGGGTAACGGCCCATTATCATCGTTTATTGACGGACTTGCACAGCATACGGGCAAATCACTACATATTATTAACTATGCAGAGCATGCGATTAACCCGCATCATAACAGCGGTAATGGTATCGATGATGATACCAATAGTGATAACAAAACCAATGCCAACGCTGCCGCTTATATACAGCTTAATGTTGATGGTGAGGTGTATTCAGGCATCGGTACTTGCAGCAGTACGGTGTCAGCCATGCTAAAAGGGGCGTTATCAGCCTTTGCTCAAGCGCTAAATACAGAAGCTGCTTAG
- the hemW gene encoding radical SAM family heme chaperone HemW, with protein MDTIEVDVTDIPLSLYIHIPWCVKKCPYCDFNSHELPIDSELSMYEEYVDALLLDAAMQQPLTQGRKIGSIFIGGGTPSLLPIAQYQRLFSGLRTCFEFAEDIEVTMEANPGTLEHAPFAQYLEVGINRLSIGVQSFAADKLKVLGRIHDPVQALSAIRAAKAAGFARVNVDLMHGLPQQTMNEALEDIQMAHDAGATHISWYQLTIEPNTVFYRSQPILPDEDNLADIEQAGQSLLQQLGYRNYEVSAWAGESDKPCRHNINYWQFGDYLAIGAGAHGKVTIGRNDSNGSNSSDVKDKMEDDLLVVSGIYRFSKSRLPKDYVVINPDTTKMSEIRQIIPKMVGWQAIDQEELVSEFMLNALRLHGGVAWSLFEERTGLTLDSIAEQVNSLVKQGLLVDSDTQLQPTVLGQRYLNQILRAFL; from the coding sequence ATGGATACTATCGAGGTCGATGTGACTGACATTCCATTGTCTCTTTACATACACATTCCGTGGTGTGTGAAGAAGTGTCCTTATTGCGATTTTAATTCGCATGAGCTACCGATAGACAGTGAGCTATCCATGTATGAGGAATACGTCGATGCATTACTGTTAGATGCCGCAATGCAGCAACCTTTAACTCAGGGCCGAAAAATTGGTTCGATATTTATCGGTGGTGGTACGCCGTCTTTGTTACCCATTGCTCAGTATCAGCGATTGTTCTCTGGGTTACGTACATGTTTTGAATTTGCAGAAGACATCGAAGTGACGATGGAAGCCAATCCCGGCACACTTGAGCATGCACCATTTGCTCAGTATTTAGAGGTTGGTATCAATCGTTTGTCTATCGGCGTACAGAGCTTTGCCGCTGATAAGCTAAAGGTACTGGGGCGTATCCATGATCCTGTACAAGCGTTATCAGCAATTCGCGCTGCCAAAGCGGCTGGATTTGCACGGGTCAACGTCGACCTGATGCACGGTCTACCGCAGCAAACCATGAATGAAGCGCTAGAAGATATCCAAATGGCGCATGATGCTGGCGCAACGCACATCTCTTGGTATCAACTGACTATTGAGCCAAATACCGTGTTTTACCGTAGCCAGCCTATTTTACCCGATGAAGACAATTTGGCAGATATTGAACAAGCAGGTCAGTCGTTATTACAGCAATTAGGCTATCGCAATTATGAGGTGTCTGCGTGGGCAGGCGAGTCAGATAAACCATGTCGTCATAATATCAACTATTGGCAGTTTGGCGATTATCTAGCCATTGGCGCTGGGGCACATGGTAAAGTGACGATTGGTCGTAACGATAGCAATGGTAGTAACTCGTCAGACGTAAAAGATAAAATGGAAGATGACTTGTTAGTAGTGTCAGGTATCTATCGCTTTAGCAAATCGCGTTTGCCAAAAGATTATGTAGTAATAAATCCAGATACCACGAAGATGTCTGAGATACGCCAAATCATACCAAAAATGGTTGGCTGGCAAGCGATTGATCAAGAAGAGTTAGTGAGCGAGTTTATGCTAAATGCACTGCGCTTACATGGCGGCGTCGCTTGGTCACTGTTTGAAGAGAGAACTGGATTAACCCTTGATAGTATTGCTGAACAAGTAAACAGTTTGGTCAAACAAGGATTGTTGGTAGATAGTGATACGCAGTTGCAACCGACCGTATTAGGACAGCGTTATCTCAATCAGATATTACGCGCGTTTTTATAA
- a CDS encoding EVE domain-containing protein, with product MAYWLMKSNPKFFGIEDLQRLGTDGWDGVRNYRARNFMRDDMKVGDKVFFYHSSAKPSGVAGIMTVTTAGYPDPTQFHPEHRHYDPIATEDAPRWYMVDLAFEQAFTEVLPLSELKFLPTLEDSLLLRKGCQQLTVIPLEPKHWRAIMDMVETLELLPE from the coding sequence ATGGCGTATTGGTTAATGAAATCCAACCCTAAATTTTTTGGTATTGAAGACTTGCAGCGCCTGGGCACCGACGGTTGGGACGGCGTTCGCAACTACCGCGCACGTAACTTTATGCGTGATGATATGAAAGTTGGCGACAAGGTATTCTTTTATCACTCTAGCGCCAAGCCGTCTGGAGTCGCTGGTATTATGACAGTTACTACAGCAGGGTATCCTGATCCTACTCAGTTTCACCCTGAGCATCGTCATTATGATCCTATTGCGACCGAAGATGCACCTCGTTGGTATATGGTTGATCTTGCTTTTGAGCAAGCTTTTACAGAGGTGTTGCCACTATCAGAGTTAAAATTCTTGCCAACTTTGGAAGATTCTTTATTACTTAGAAAAGGCTGTCAGCAATTAACAGTGATTCCATTAGAGCCCAAACATTGGCGAGCAATTATGGACATGGTGGAGACACTTGAGTTGTTGCCGGAGTAA
- a CDS encoding entericidin A/B family lipoprotein: MKKVIIASLTAMFVLTGCNTFKGFGQDVSSAGDAVTGGAQEVQNKI, encoded by the coding sequence ATGAAAAAAGTAATCATCGCATCTTTAACTGCTATGTTCGTTCTAACTGGTTGCAACACGTTCAAAGGCTTTGGCCAAGACGTATCAAGCGCTGGTGATGCTGTAACTGGCGGCGCACAAGAAGTACAAAACAAAATCTAA
- a CDS encoding tRNA (cytidine(34)-2'-O)-methyltransferase, whose protein sequence is MTIHIVLVAPKMPSNTGNIIRLCANSGAQLHLVRPLGFELDDKKLRRAGLDYHEYAHLQVHDDWTAARQALKATDCHVVTALTTKLSKPFYDYDFGKNSDSEASNKAAMPNIALVFGSETAGLSDDIREDIGADNWLRLPMLADSRSLNLSNSVAICLYEIWRQQGFAGDEGRSIGYETLTVYDPK, encoded by the coding sequence ATGACCATTCATATCGTGTTAGTAGCACCAAAAATGCCGAGCAACACTGGCAATATTATTCGACTGTGTGCCAATAGCGGCGCACAGCTACATTTAGTCAGACCGTTAGGGTTTGAGCTTGATGATAAAAAGCTACGCCGCGCAGGCCTGGATTATCACGAATATGCCCATCTGCAAGTGCATGATGATTGGACGGCCGCGAGGCAAGCGCTAAAAGCCACTGACTGCCATGTGGTTACCGCATTGACAACCAAGCTAAGCAAACCGTTCTACGATTATGATTTTGGTAAAAACTCGGACTCTGAAGCATCTAATAAAGCTGCCATGCCCAATATTGCGCTAGTCTTTGGCTCTGAGACGGCAGGTCTATCAGATGATATACGTGAAGATATCGGTGCTGATAATTGGCTAAGACTGCCCATGCTGGCTGACTCGCGTAGTTTGAACTTATCAAATAGCGTAGCTATTTGTTTGTACGAAATATGGCGACAGCAAGGATTTGCAGGCGATGAAGGTCGTAGCATTGGTTATGAGACATTAACAGTCTACGACCCAAAATAG
- the accB gene encoding acetyl-CoA carboxylase biotin carboxyl carrier protein, with product MDIEKIRTLIALMEESELVNLEISSDDEHISLTRHYDVPAPTMMAAPAASAAPAAAVEGKPAEKAGSVESSPMVGVFYSAPSPNDPPFVKVGQKVQAGDTLGIIEAMKIMNPLEATQSGIVDEILVDNSEVVQFGQPVIRYKA from the coding sequence ATGGATATTGAAAAAATACGCACCCTCATCGCCCTTATGGAAGAAAGTGAACTGGTTAATTTAGAAATCAGTTCTGACGACGAGCATATTAGCTTAACTCGTCACTATGACGTGCCTGCACCAACTATGATGGCTGCCCCAGCTGCGAGCGCTGCTCCTGCTGCCGCTGTTGAAGGCAAACCTGCAGAAAAAGCGGGTAGCGTTGAGTCTTCGCCAATGGTTGGTGTTTTCTATTCAGCACCAAGCCCTAATGACCCACCATTTGTAAAAGTCGGTCAAAAGGTTCAGGCAGGCGATACTTTAGGTATCATCGAAGCCATGAAAATCATGAACCCGCTTGAAGCGACTCAAAGTGGTATTGTTGACGAAATCTTGGTAGATAACTCTGAAGTCGTACAGTTCGGTCAACCTGTCATACGCTATAAAGCGTAA
- the accC gene encoding acetyl-CoA carboxylase biotin carboxylase subunit has protein sequence MIKKLLIANRGEIALRIVRACKALGIETVGVYSTADANLMHLRFVDEAICIGKPNANQSYLDINTILTAAEITGADAIHPGYGFLSENAEFAEQVEEAGLTFVGPNADHIRLMGNKVSAINAMKKAGVPTVPGSVGAVTLHNAEEQARNIGFPLLIKAASGGGGRGMRVVERFDELIGQVQAAKQEAELWFGDDTVYMERYLQNPRHVEVQVLGDGNGNAIHLYDRDCSLQRRHQKVLEEAPAPDIPDDVREPILKACVKACELVKYRGAGTFEFLFENNEFFFIEMNTRVQVEHPVTEMITGIDVVVEQLKIAAGYGLSYRQSEIEIQGHAIECRINAEDAATFVPCPGTISQLFTPSGSGIRFDSHLYPGYEIPTYYDSLIGKLICHGQTRQQAIAKTVHALDELIIEGIKTNIPLHRDVILADDNFTREAQNIHYLERELLTANKAKKDS, from the coding sequence ATGATAAAAAAATTGCTCATTGCCAACAGAGGTGAAATTGCCCTGCGCATCGTCCGCGCTTGTAAAGCGCTAGGTATCGAAACAGTAGGTGTCTACTCTACTGCTGATGCCAACTTGATGCACTTGCGCTTTGTTGATGAGGCAATTTGTATTGGCAAGCCTAATGCTAACCAAAGCTACCTTGATATCAATACCATCTTAACCGCTGCTGAAATCACTGGTGCAGATGCTATCCATCCCGGTTATGGCTTTTTGTCTGAGAATGCCGAATTTGCTGAACAAGTAGAAGAAGCAGGATTGACCTTCGTTGGTCCTAATGCTGATCATATTCGCCTTATGGGCAACAAAGTTTCTGCCATTAACGCCATGAAAAAAGCTGGCGTACCAACTGTACCTGGTTCAGTTGGCGCTGTGACCTTGCACAATGCTGAAGAGCAAGCACGCAATATTGGCTTCCCACTATTGATTAAAGCGGCTTCTGGCGGCGGTGGACGTGGTATGCGTGTGGTTGAACGCTTTGACGAACTAATTGGTCAAGTACAAGCGGCCAAACAAGAAGCTGAGCTATGGTTCGGTGACGACACTGTCTATATGGAGCGATATCTACAAAACCCGCGCCACGTAGAAGTACAGGTACTAGGCGATGGTAATGGTAATGCTATCCATCTATATGATCGTGATTGCTCATTGCAGCGTCGCCATCAAAAAGTCCTAGAAGAAGCACCTGCACCTGACATCCCAGATGATGTACGTGAGCCAATCTTAAAGGCGTGCGTAAAAGCTTGTGAGCTTGTTAAATATCGCGGTGCTGGTACGTTTGAGTTCCTGTTTGAAAATAACGAGTTTTTCTTTATTGAAATGAACACTCGTGTACAGGTTGAGCATCCAGTGACTGAGATGATTACTGGTATTGATGTTGTCGTCGAGCAGCTCAAAATCGCAGCTGGTTACGGTCTGTCTTATCGCCAAAGCGAGATTGAGATCCAAGGTCATGCGATCGAATGTCGTATCAATGCCGAAGATGCAGCGACGTTTGTACCCTGCCCGGGCACTATCAGCCAACTGTTTACGCCAAGTGGTTCTGGTATTCGCTTTGACTCGCATCTATACCCTGGCTATGAGATACCGACCTATTATGATTCATTAATTGGCAAATTGATCTGTCACGGTCAAACTCGTCAGCAAGCTATTGCTAAGACAGTACATGCCCTTGATGAGCTGATTATCGAAGGTATCAAAACCAATATTCCTTTGCATCGTGATGTGATTTTGGCGGATGATAACTTTACTCGTGAAGCGCAAAATATTCACTATCTCGAAAGAGAGCTGCTGACTGCGAATAAAGCCAAAAAAGACTCGTAG